From Deltaproteobacteria bacterium, a single genomic window includes:
- the gmk gene encoding guanylate kinase, which translates to MRKGAGHLFVITAPSGAGKTSIGRELEAQIEDIRYSVSHTTRPMRPGEASAEDYHFVDETTFRAMINRGDFVEWAQIHGHYYGTSIAELERAKTERVDLLLDIEGEGARQIKSKFPEAVLVFILAPSYEELKSRLHERGQDSTEEIDRRMTNARRESSYLPEYDYIIVNDDFDVALLRLMSVVFAKRSEREAMWSHLPDEFRG; encoded by the coding sequence ATGCGCAAGGGAGCGGGGCATTTGTTCGTGATCACCGCGCCTTCGGGGGCGGGAAAAACCAGCATCGGGCGCGAACTCGAGGCGCAGATCGAGGACATTCGGTATTCCGTCAGCCACACGACGCGTCCCATGCGTCCGGGCGAGGCGTCGGCCGAGGATTACCACTTCGTCGACGAAACGACATTTCGCGCCATGATCAACCGGGGTGATTTCGTCGAGTGGGCTCAGATTCACGGTCACTATTACGGGACGAGCATCGCCGAACTGGAACGCGCGAAGACCGAGCGGGTGGATCTGTTGCTCGACATCGAGGGCGAGGGCGCGCGCCAGATTAAGAGCAAGTTCCCCGAAGCGGTTCTGGTGTTCATCCTGGCGCCCAGCTACGAGGAGCTGAAGTCCCGCCTGCACGAGCGCGGGCAAGATTCGACCGAGGAGATCGACCGGCGCATGACGAACGCGCGCCGTGAGAGTTCGTACCTTCCCGAATACGACTACATTATCGTCAACGACGATTTCGACGTCGCGTTGCTGCGACTGATGTCGGTCGTTTTCGCCAAGCGGAGCGAACGGGAAGCCATGTGGTCCCATCTGCCCGACGAGTTTCGCGGATAA
- a CDS encoding YicC family protein, with product MPFFSMTGFGRGETKDAGARVVCEIKSVNNRHLDVNVRLPRAFWAVEPRVREAVARSISRGRVDLFLSVEETHPGEDAVHLDEDLAATYFTRLRALQQRLGIADEIRVTDLVRLDGVMRVSDSEADVERTWPVVEKALADAVERLIAMRRGEGEALRRELAKIESALSAIAEEMTAAVGPACADLERRLTEKIEALTQTPGIDPVRLHQEVAVLLAKADVAEEVTRLRGHLEAFRAVLSESSPVGKRLDFLVQEIHREITTFGNKLQGREISALVVRAKTEAEKLREQIQNIE from the coding sequence GTGCCGTTTTTCAGCATGACCGGCTTCGGCCGCGGCGAGACCAAGGACGCCGGGGCTCGGGTCGTCTGTGAGATCAAGTCGGTGAACAACCGGCATCTCGACGTCAACGTTCGACTGCCGCGCGCGTTCTGGGCGGTGGAACCCCGTGTACGGGAGGCGGTCGCGAGGTCCATCTCGCGCGGCCGGGTCGATTTGTTTTTGTCCGTGGAGGAGACGCATCCGGGTGAGGACGCGGTCCACCTGGACGAAGACCTCGCGGCGACCTACTTCACGCGGTTGCGCGCCCTTCAGCAACGTCTGGGAATCGCAGACGAAATTCGGGTGACGGACCTCGTGCGGCTCGACGGCGTGATGAGGGTCTCGGATTCCGAGGCCGACGTCGAGCGAACTTGGCCGGTGGTCGAAAAGGCGCTGGCCGACGCCGTGGAACGGCTGATTGCGATGCGACGCGGCGAGGGAGAGGCGCTGCGCCGCGAACTCGCGAAGATCGAATCGGCGCTCTCGGCGATTGCCGAAGAGATGACCGCGGCGGTCGGTCCGGCTTGCGCGGATCTGGAACGCCGCCTGACCGAGAAGATCGAGGCTTTGACGCAGACGCCGGGAATCGACCCGGTTCGCCTTCATCAGGAGGTGGCGGTCCTGCTCGCGAAGGCCGATGTGGCCGAAGAGGTGACGCGTCTGCGCGGGCATCTGGAAGCATTTCGGGCCGTGCTGTCGGAATCGTCGCCGGTGGGGAAGCGGCTCGATTTCCTGGTTCAGGAAATTCACCGGGAAATCACGACCTTCGGGAACAAGCTTCAGGGCCGGGAGATTTCGGCGCTGGTCGTTCGTGCCAAGACCGAGGCCGAGAAGCTGCGGGAGCAGATTCAGAATATCGAGTGA
- the der gene encoding ribosome biogenesis GTPase Der, which yields MTLVAIVGRPNTGKSTLFNRLAGARRALVDDIPGVTRDLHFATVTWHGRTFSLVDTGGISTETGDQLIDRVVEQVDFAIAEASAIVFLLDGRDGLTSEDEEIADRLRRTRKPVFYAVNKTESSRVRDEAADFYRLGAEHLHFVSAKENLGVQDLFHAVLDAVPGESDEPMPEEDGQVRVAIVGKPNVGKSSLINRLIGSSRLIVADLPGTTRDAIDVPVEIGDRRYVFVDTAGIRRKAKVTYRLEKFSVVKALEALDRCHVAVILGDATEWFSDQMLRITGYAIERGRAVIWAFNKIDLVEDIDVWRKELRRQIDFRLEHLAYVPMIEVSARTGRGVKKLFPLIDRVDAAHNRRIDTGPLNRIFETAIARHSPPIVKNRPLKFYFATQPRTRPPSFVAFTNAPEAVHFSYERFLVRQIREADDFAGTPIRLEFRARKRRDFVEGGEKPERSTAKKSKGSSGKR from the coding sequence TTGACATTGGTGGCGATCGTCGGACGGCCCAACACGGGAAAGAGCACGCTGTTCAACCGGCTCGCGGGGGCGCGCCGGGCGCTTGTCGACGACATTCCCGGCGTGACTCGCGACTTGCATTTTGCGACCGTCACGTGGCATGGGCGTACGTTTTCTCTCGTCGATACCGGCGGCATCTCGACCGAAACCGGCGACCAACTGATCGATCGGGTGGTCGAACAGGTCGATTTCGCCATCGCCGAGGCGTCGGCCATCGTCTTTCTGCTGGACGGCCGCGATGGGCTGACCTCGGAAGACGAGGAGATCGCCGATCGTCTGCGTCGCACGCGAAAGCCCGTTTTTTACGCGGTCAATAAAACCGAAAGCAGCCGAGTGCGGGATGAGGCGGCGGATTTCTACCGGCTGGGCGCGGAGCACCTCCACTTCGTTTCGGCCAAGGAAAACCTCGGCGTTCAGGATCTCTTCCACGCGGTGCTGGACGCCGTACCGGGGGAGTCCGACGAGCCGATGCCCGAGGAGGACGGGCAGGTTCGCGTCGCGATCGTCGGCAAGCCCAACGTCGGCAAGAGTTCGCTCATCAATCGCCTGATCGGCTCGTCGCGCCTGATCGTGGCGGATCTTCCCGGCACCACCCGCGACGCGATCGACGTTCCGGTCGAGATCGGCGATCGCCGATACGTCTTCGTTGATACGGCGGGCATCCGGCGCAAGGCCAAGGTCACGTATCGGCTCGAGAAATTCAGCGTCGTCAAGGCGCTCGAAGCCCTCGACCGATGCCACGTGGCCGTCATTCTCGGCGACGCGACGGAGTGGTTTTCCGACCAGATGCTTCGCATCACCGGCTATGCGATCGAGCGCGGCCGCGCCGTGATCTGGGCGTTCAACAAAATCGATCTGGTCGAGGACATCGATGTGTGGCGAAAGGAACTTCGCCGTCAGATCGACTTTCGCCTGGAACATCTGGCGTACGTGCCGATGATCGAGGTCTCCGCGCGGACGGGCCGCGGCGTGAAGAAGCTCTTTCCGCTGATCGACCGCGTCGATGCCGCGCACAACCGACGTATCGACACGGGACCCCTGAATCGCATCTTCGAGACCGCCATCGCCAGGCATTCGCCGCCCATCGTGAAAAACCGCCCTCTGAAGTTCTACTTCGCCACGCAGCCGCGCACGCGGCCCCCGTCGTTCGTGGCCTTCACCAATGCGCCGGAGGCGGTCCACTTCAGCTACGAGCGTTTTCTGGTTCGGCAGATCCGCGAGGCGGACGATTTCGCGGGGACACCGATCCGGCTCGAATTCCGGGCGCGCAAGCGGCGGGATTTCGTGGAAGGTGGTGAGAAACCGGAACGATCGACCGCGAAAAAGTCAAAGGGGTCGTCGGGCAAACGTTGA